A single Catharus ustulatus isolate bCatUst1 chromosome 7, bCatUst1.pri.v2, whole genome shotgun sequence DNA region contains:
- the EVX2 gene encoding homeobox even-skipped homolog protein 2 encodes MMERIRKEMILMERGLHSPTAGKRLSNLSDSAGNAVLEALENSPHSGRLSPRLTAASLHSAIGDISAKGKFEIDTLFNLQHPSSESTVSSEIPPSESRKKISLYSEVAQEADMNSDVEVGCSALRSPASLTSSQLKENSNKGYTESSPTPSAPAAAAAPAAAIGSLHSGGALGGSAAGADQVRRYRTAFTREQIARLEKEFYRENYVSRPRRCELAAALNLPETTIKVWFQNRRMKDKRQRLAMSWPHPADPSFYTYMMTHAAATGSLPYPFHSHVPLHYYPHVGVTAAAAAAAASGAAAAPFATSIRPLDTFRALSHPYSRPELLCSFRHPGLYQTPAAAGLNSSAAASAAAAAAAAAAAAAGSGPPGSSAPCSCLSCHSSQTAAAAAAAASALGSRGGAAADFPCTAAGQRSESGFLPYSAAVLSKAAVASPDQREEAPLTR; translated from the exons ATGATGGAAAGAATAAGAAAAGAGATGATCCTGATGGAGagagggctgcacagccctACAGCTGGCAAAAGGCTCTCGAATTTGTCAGACTCAGCTGGAAATGCGGTGTTGGAGGCCCTTGAAAATTCTCCGCACAGTGGTCGCCTCAGCCCGAGACTGACTGCCGCCTCCCTGCACAGCGCTATAGGGGACATCTCCGCCAAAGGCAAATTTGAAATAGACACTTTATTCAATCTCCAGCATCCGAGCAGCGAAAGCACTGTCTCCTCCGAAATCCCGCCGTCggaaagcaggaagaaaatcagCCTTTATTCCGAAGTTGCTCAAGAGGCAGATATGAACAGTGATGTGGAGGTGGGCTGCTCCGCGCTCCGCTCCCCGGCCAGCCTGACTTCCTcccagctgaaggaaaacagtAACAAAG GCTACACGGAGAGCAGCCCGACACCCagcgcccccgccgccgccgccgcccccgcggccGCCATCGGCAGCCTGCACAGCGGTGGTGCGCTGGGCGGCTCGGCCGCGGGGGCCGACCAGGTGCGCCGCTACCGCACCGCCTTCACCCGCGAGCAGATCGCCCGCCTGGAGAAGGAGTTTTACCGCGAGAACTACGTGTCGCGGCCGCGGCGCTGCGAGCTGGCCGCCGCCCTCAATCTCCCCGAAACCACCATCAAG GTGTGGTTCCAGAACCGGCGGATGAAGGACAAGCGGCAGCGCCTGGCCATGTCCTGGCCACACCCGGCCGACCCCAGCTTCTACACCTACATGATGACACACGCGGCGGCCACGGGCAGTCTGCCCTACCCTTTCCACTCCCACGTCCCGCTCCACTACTACCCGCACGTCGGGGTcacggccgccgccgccgccgccgctgcctcgggagccgccgccgcgccctTCGCCACCTCCATCCGCCCGCTGGACACTTTCCGCGCCCTGTCGCACCCCTACTCCCGGCcggagctgctctgcagtttcCGACACCCCGGCCTCTACCAGACGCCGGCCGCCGCCGGCCTCAACAGCAGCGCGGCCGCctcggcggcagcggcggcggcagcggcggcggcggcggcggcgggctcGGGGCCGCCGGGGAGCTCGgcgccctgctcctgcctcagctgccacagcagccagacggcggcggcggcggcagcggcggcctCGGCGCTGGGTTcgcggggcggcgcggccgccgacTTCCCGTGCAcggcggcggggcagcgctCCGAGAGCGGCTTCCTGCCCTACTCGGCCGCCGTGCTCAGCAAGGCCGCGGTCGCCTCGCCGGACCAGCGGGAGGAGGCGCCGCTCACCAGATAA